One genomic window of Solanum stenotomum isolate F172 chromosome 9, ASM1918654v1, whole genome shotgun sequence includes the following:
- the LOC125877794 gene encoding ferredoxin--NADP reductase, root-type isozyme, chloroplastic-like, with amino-acid sequence MAHSAISQVSVAVPLQTDSSFRRSTFKATSLTFSDKLCISMPSIDLKAARSRSQYIVCMSVQQASKAKVSVSPLSLEDAKEPPLNIYKPKEPYTATIVSVERIVGPKAPGETCHIVIDHDGNLPYWEGQSYGVVPPGENPKKPGSPHNVRLYSIASTRYGDSFDGKMASLCVRRAVYYDPETGKEDPSKNGVCSNFLCNAKPGDKVKITGPSGKIMLLPEDNLNATHIMIGTGTGVAPFRGYLRRMFTESVPIKFNGLAWLFLGVANTDSLLYDDEFTKYLSDYPGNFRYDHALSREQKNNKGGKMYVQDKIEEYSDEIFKLLDEGAHIYFCGLKGMMPGIQDTLKRVAEERGESWEQKLSQLKKNKQWHVEVY; translated from the exons ATGGCTCATTCAGCTATCTCTCAG GTGTCAGTTGCGGTTCCTCTCCAAACGGATTCCTCTTTCCGAAGATCTACGTTTAAG GCTACAAGCTTAACATTCAGTGATAAATTATGCATCTCTATGCCATCTATCGATCTAAAAGCGGCACGATCCAGAAGCCAATACatagtttgcatgtcagttcAACAAGCTAGCAAAGCCAAGGTTTCAGTTTCACCTTTATCACTTGAAGATGCAAAAGAACCACCCTTGAATATCTACAAGCCCAAGGAACCATACACAGCAACAATTGTCTCTGTTGAAAGGATTGTAGGCCCAAAAGCTCCTGGGGAGACTTGTCATATTGTCATTGATCATGATGGCAACCTTCCTTACTGGGAAGGACAAAGTTATGGTGTCGTTCCTCCT GGTGAAAACCCCAAGAAACCAGGGAGTCCCCACAATGTTCGTCTATATTCAATTGCATCCACCAGATATGGGGACTCTTTTGATGGGAAAATGGCCAGCTTGTGTGTCAGACGAGCTGTCTACTATGATCCTGAGACAGGAAAAGAAGACCCATCCAAAAATGGTGTTTGCAGCAATTTTCTATGCAATGCGAAGCCCGGTGACAAAGTGAAGATCACAG GTCCTTCTGGTAAGATAATGCTTCTACCTGAAGATAATCTAAATGCCACACACATCATGATTGGAACTGGAACTGGTGTGGCTCCCTTCAGAGGCTACCTTCGTCGTATGTTCACGGAGTCGGTTCCAATCAAGTTTAATGGTCTTGCTTGGCTTTTCCTTGGAGTTGCAAACACTGATAGCCTTCTGTACGACGATGAATTCACCAAGTATCTCAGTGACTATCCAGGCAATTTCAGATATGACCATGCTCTTAGTCgagaacaaaagaacaataaagGGGGAAAGATGTATGTTCAGGATAAAATTGAGGAATACAGTGATGAGATCTTCAAACTGTTGGATGAAGGAGCTCACATCTATTTCTGTGGGTTGAAGGGTATGATGCCCGGAATCCAGGATACCTTGAAGAGGGTTGCtgaggagagaggtgagagcTGGGAGCAGAAGCTTTCACAACTCAAAAAGAACAAGCAATGGCATGTTGAAGTCTACTAA